The following is a genomic window from Desulfomonilia bacterium.
ACTTTTAAGGAATGCCCCGGATGGTAGGTTCTGGATGATATTCGGGCTTTTATGCACATTCATTGCCGACGGCGGGGCATATTTTGCCGGGAAGTATCTTGGAAAGCATAAGCTGTCTCCACGGCTGAGTCCTAAAAAAACAGTCGAGGGGCTGATCGGGGGCATTGCTGCAAGCGTGATATTCGGGCTGCTATTGGGGCTGGGCTATGACAAGATAACGGATTCAGTCTCCATTATGGAGCCTTTCATAAGAACTTATCCGGCGGGTCTCTTCATCCTGCTTGGTTTTGTAATCGCACTGCTTGATCTGGCAGGCGATCTCACAGCATCCATGTTCAAGCGCGAGTTCGGAATCAAGGATTTCGGCAATATCATCCCGGGACACGGAGGCATGCTTGACCGTATGGACGGTGTCATACCTGTCGGAGCGGCTTTATACATTATTCTTAGCTTCATTAATTGAGGTTGAATATGGAAAAAGTCATAATCCTTGGATCTACAGGTTCCATAGGAAATTCTGCACTTGATGTGATCAGGTCTAATCCTGACAGATACAAGGTTATCGGTCTGTGTGCCAGAAAAAGCTCGATTCAACTTGCAGAGCAGGCGCGGTTTTTCGGTGTTGAAGATATTGCCATTACCGATGAGACGACAGATGCAGGCGAGAAACACATAATCAAGGGACGCGATGCCGCGATAAATCTCATCAGGAAATTGTCTCCCGATATTGTTGTAAACGGAATATCCGGGGCGGCGGGTTTTCTTCCCACCCTTGAAGCCTTGAAGAAAGGTGTGAAACTCGCACTGGCAAACAAGGAATCCCTTGTGGTGGGGGGAAAGTTTGTAAAAGCCACAGCAAAGAAATACGGGGCGAAGATCATCCCGGTTGATTCCGAACATTCAGCCATTTTCCAGTGTCTTCAGGGAGAAAGAAAAGAAGACGTTGAAAAGATAATCCTGACAGCCTCCGGCGGACCTTTCAAGGACAGGCCCAGAGAAACATTCGCATCGGTCACTCCGGAAGAGGCGCTGAAGCACCCGACCTGGAACATGGGTCCGAGAATCACCATAGACTCTGCAACAATGGTAAACAAGGCCCTTGAGATCATTGAGGCGAGCTGGCTTTTCGACATGCCAGGCGAGAAGATAGATGTCTGGATACATCCTGCGAGCATAGTCCATTCGATCGTGCAGTTCAGAGACTCCAGCTTCAAGGCGCAGGTTGGCATTCCTGATATGAGGGTCCCCATTGCCTATGCCCTTTCATGGCCTGAAAGGCTTCTGCTGGATCTCCCGCGCTTTGATTTCCATGATATGATGTCCCTTGAATTTTCCAAACCCGAAGAGGGCAAGTTCAGGGCGCTTCGCCTTGCTCATGATGCCCTTAAAAAACCGGATACACTGCCGTGCGTAATGAATGCTGCAGATGAGGTTGCTGTCGATGAGTTTCTGAAGAGGAACTTATCATTTGACAGGATACCAATTATAATCGAAAGAACAATGGATAAACTCTCTGGAGAGAAGGCTGATACAATCGAAGAACTTATCGAACTCGACAGGAAGTCAAGAATAACAGCAAAGGAAATGATATGATAACAACAATTGTGGCATTTATTATTCTGCTCGGAATATTGATATTTTTCCACGAACTCGGCCATTTCCTTGTTGCCAAGGCGAGCGGCGTAATGGTTCTGAAATTTTCACTTGGCTTCGGTCCTTCAATTATAAAAAAGAAGATTGGCGAAACTGAATACATGATTTCCGCACTGCCGCTTGGGGGCTATGTAAAGATGCTCGGTGAGGGCAAGCAGAACGGCGAAGAGATGATCATGCCTGTTGATCCTTCACGTTCCTTTGAGGCAAAGCCTCTTAGAATCAAGGCGGCGATTGTTGCCGCAGGGCCGGCCTTCAACCTTGTTCTTGCTTTTTTCATATATGTCCTTGTTTCATGGATCGGCATACCCACGCTTTCACCGGTAATAGGTGAGGTTCAGGAAAAGACCCCCGCATATGACGCCGGACTGATGAAAGGGGATAAGATAGTCTTAATCAATTCCAGTCCAGTGAAGGAGTGGGAAGATATCCCTTCAATCATGTCGAATAATCAGACAGGGAAGCTTAACATTGTAATTGAGCGGAACGGCACCCAGTTCAAAGTGGAGGTCAGGCCCAAAATAGTCAGTGCCAAAAACTTGTTCGGAGAAAACATCAACCGTCCTTTAATAGGCATATCTCCTTCGGGTGAGACATTTATAACAAGATACGGCCCGATATCGGGACTTGGCTACGGCATAAATCAATGCTGGTGGGTTGTAAAAATGACAGGCATTGCATTTTCCAAGATTATTGAAGGGACAGTCCCGATCAAGGAAAGTCTTGGCGGGCCTATCATGATTGCGCAGGTCTCAGGTAAATCATTCAAGGCAGGTCTGCTGCCTTTTCTTGGCCTCATTGCATTTATCAGCATAAATCTGGCCATAATAAACATCCTGCCAATACCCGTACTTGACGGCGGGTATATACTGATATTTCTGATAGAAGGCATAATAAGAAGACCGCTCAAAGACAAACCGAAAGAGATTGCCCAGCAGATAGGGCTTTTTATTCTTATACTCCTGATGCTGTTCGCCTTTTACAATGATATCGCCAGGATAATCGCAGGCAAGTAAGCATGTATATCCTTGCAATTGACACCTCGACCGACATCTGTTCGGTGGCTGTTCTCAGAGATGAAGAACTCCTTGAAGAAACAAGCCGGAAGGTGAAGGCCGGCCATTCGGGCACGGTCCTGAATCTCATCGACGAGGTGCTGAAAAATTCAGGCCTTAATAAAAAAGATATCAATCTGATTGCAACCGGCCTCGGCCCGGGGTCGTTCACGGGCATCCGAATCGGTATTGCCACAGCCAAAGGTCTGGCTGCAGCTCTGAACTGTGAAGTCAGGGGTGTTGTTACACTGGATGCCGTTGCAGCGAATGTGCCCAAGACCGACAGGCATATAATGCCTGTACTGGACGCCAGAAAGGGTGAAATTTTCTGTGCTTTGTATGATAAAGACAGACATAGACTATCGCCTCAGGTCAATATCGAACCGTCTCAGGTCAAAGACATGATATCCGGGCCGACACTTTTTACAGGAAACGCCATAGCTCTTTACGATGAGGTATTCAGCAACAGCCTTGGAAGCCTGTATCAGGCCGCAGATAAAGATCTGTGGTATCCAAGGGCTGCGGTTATAGGAAAGCTTGCTCTCAACCCGTCTTTTGCGGTTAAGGATATCAGTCCCGTTTATATCCGTGCCTCAGATGCGACCCTGCTTTTGAAAAGGATATCACCTGAATCCTGATTAAGCTTTTTATTGACGCCGTCGCTTTAAAAAGGATACCATCCGGTTTGCCTCAATCGATATTAATACTGCCAGGAGGTGTCTAGTGTATAAGGATTTATCAGGGAAAACAGCTCTTGTAACAGGTTCGGGAAAAAAAACCGGAATAGGTTATGCAATTGCCGAGAAACTTGCCTCAAACGGCGCAAACATCATCATTGCAGACATGGGGGCGCTTGCCGGCGCGCAAGGTGAAGTGAGTACCGGCACAGGTAATGAAATGGCAGCCATTGTATCCGAACTTAAAGAACGTTTTAACGTGGATGCGATGTCTGTGGACGTAGATGTGACAAACAACGGTACGATTGCTGCAATGGCAGAGGCTGTAAAGGTCAGATTCGGCAGGGTCGATGTCCTTGTAAATAACGCTGGTGCCTCGTTCGGTGTGCCGAATTCATTCCTCTATTATGATGAGGCGGCATGGATGAAAACGATAGACGTCAATCTTCACGGCCCCTTCAGGGTTTCAAGGGCGATAATTCCCATGATGCCGCCCGGGTCGAGCATTATCAACATGTCCTCACGCGCAGGAAAGGTCCCTCCGTTATTCAACGGAGCTTATGCCGTTGCAAAATCCGGCCTTATCATGCAGACAAAGGTGATGGCGAAAGAGCTTGCGCCGAATATCCGCGTTAATGCAATAGCCCCGGGTCAGATCGGCACGGAACTCGAGCACTGGAGATTCGGTCTGGAGGCAAAGTTCTTCAATACAACGATCGAGGACAGAAGGCAGGAGATGATAAAAACCATACCGATGGCGAGAATAGGAGATCCGGCTGATGTGGCTAATCTGGCGGCATTTCTGGCGTCATCCGAGTCATCGTATATAACCGGTCAGGCCATAAACATGACCGGCGGGCAGCTGATGGAGCTGTAAAAAAGAAAATTAAAAAGAAATTAAGGAGGAAGAATAATGGAAACAGTAATCGGCGGAAAGCTTGCTGCAGATGCGCTTATCGATCTTGGGATAGAATATATCTTCACGATCTCGGGGGGACATATCACACCCATCTACCAATACCTTGAAGGTTCGAACGTAAAGCTGTTCGATACGCGCCATGAGCAGGCTGCGTGCTTTATGGCAGAGGCAGTGGGACGTCTGACAAAGAAGCCGGGAATTGCAATGGTAACGGCAGGCCCCGGTTTTACTAATACACTCTCGGCAATTGCCAATGCGAAGCTTGCAAACTCTCCGATGGTACTTATTTCAGGCTGTGTCGGCATAGAAAGCTGCGAGAAACTGGACCTGCAGGATATGAGACAATTCCCAGTCATTGAGCCGATAGTAAAAAAGGCGTTTTTGTGCCAGAGGGCGGAGCGCATCCCTGAATTCATAGACATGGCATACCGTACCGCGATTACCGGAAGACCCGGACCCGTTTACCTTGAGCTGCCTGTAGACGTGCTCAACACGCCAGTGAGCATGGACAGGGTTAAAAAGACAAAAACCATTCCCATGTCCAGACCTGTCGATCTTGAGAAGACTCCAAAACTGATTGAAATGATACTTGCCTCCGAAAGACCGCTGATCATAGCCGGAAGCGGGGCATGGTATTCTGGAGCGGAGGATGAATTAAAGGCATTTGCCGAAATGACAGGCATCCCTGTAATGACGGTCAATGCAGGCAGGGGGGTTCTGCCCGACACGCACGAACTATGCTTTGAAGGCTCTCTTGCAATCAGACCGGGGGCTGCATTCATGGCGAACGCATCAGCGGATCTCGTCATACTTTTAGGTTCAAGGATAAGCCTCTATTATCTGTTCGGCGATGTCTTCCCTGCAACGGCCAAAATGGTGCACGTTGATATCGAAGCGGAGGAGATCGGCCGAAACCGCTCGATCGATCTGGGCATTGTCAGCGATGTCAAGGCCTTCCTGGGCGAATGCACCAAGGTTATCGGCGCCAAGGCCTTCGGACCCGGGATGCAGAAGAAATTCAGACCATGGGTTGAGACACTCAAAGAGGCTGATATCGCAGGAAAGGCAAACATGAAGGAAAACTGGGAAAGCTCAGGTGTTCCCATTCATCCCATAAGACTTATGAAAGAGCTGAATGACATCATGGACAGGGAAGATGATATCATTATAACCGATGGAGGCGATACGCAGGTCTGGATGGGTATGACCCGGACAGTGAGAAAAGCCGGACATTATATGGACAGCGGCCTGTACGGCTGCCTCGGAGTGGGCATACCTTACGCAAACGCCTCTAAGCTCCTTAATCCTGATAAAAGGGTACTGCTTGTGACAGGCGACGGTTCAGTCGGCTTTAATTTCATGGAATTCGAAACCGCAATAAGAAAATGCCTGCCCACAGTCGTAGTCATAAACAACGATCTGGGGTGGGGCATGATAAGGCATTCCCAGCAGCTCAGAATGGGACATGCAATCGCATGCGGCACCGAGATCGGTCCGATCCAGTACCAGAAGATGGTCGAGGCGATAGGAGGCCTTGGAATACTTGTTGAAAAAATTGAAGACGTAAGACCTGCAGTTGAAAAGGCTTTTGCATCGGGCAAGACCTGCTGCATAAATGTCATGACTGACCCTGCGCCGATAAGCCCTGGAAGTGTGGCGCTCGCTAACATGGGGGCGTATAAGGCTTAAATGAATTGTTAAGCGGGTGGTAAAAGAAGGGACGCGTGCTTTGCTTGCGCGCCCCTGATTCAAGTAAAATCAGATTTCCCGGGATAAGGGAGGCAAGGATGAAGGACGAACAGGGCTATCTCGTTTCAAAGCGTTATGCATGGTACGTATTTTTCCTGCTTTTCCTGCTTTACATGTTCAACTACATGGACAGGCAGGTTATTGTATCTCTCTTTCCTTTTTTAAAGGCGGAATGGTCGCTTAGCGATACACAATGCGGATTTTTCGTAGCGGCGGTATATTGGGCTATAATCATTTTCACCTTTCCTATTGCCCTTCTTGTCGACCGCTGGAGCAGAAAGAAATCTATAGGGATCATGGCTCTACTGTGGAGTGCGGCAACGGCGGCCTGCGCTTTTACAGGCAGTTTTTATCAGCTTTTCGCTACAAGGACAGCAGTCGGAATCGGTGAAGCGGGTTATGCCCCCGGCGGAACCGCAATGATTTCAGCGGCATTCCCGGAAAATAAGCGAGCCTTTGCTATGGGCCTGTGGAACGCATCCATCCCTCTCGGCAGTGTTCTGGGAATAATAGGCGGGGGCATGATTGCCGATCATTTCGGGTGGCGGCATGCTTTCGGATGGCTGGCAATTCCCGGGGCGATCGTGGCCCTTCTTTTCTTCCAGATCAGGGACTACAAGACCGTTGATCTTACAAAGACAACCGAACCGGGCAAAAAAGTTTCAATGGGTTTTAAAGAAATCAGCCGTGATTTTATATATAAGCCATCGCTCATTTTCGCTTATCTCGGGTTTGCAGGCAGCGTCTTTGTAACGACCTCGCTTATAAGCTGGCTTCCAACTTATTACCACAGACTTGAAGGGCTTCCGATGGCTCAGGCCGGAACCAAAGGCTCACTTGTCCTGCTTCTTGCGGTGATAGGGACTCCGCTGGGAGGTTTTCTGGCGGACCGCTGGCTTAGAAGAAGAGAGAATGCCAGGCCGCTATTCTGTGCGGCATCTTCAGCAGTAACCGCCGTGACACTTTTCATAGCCTTTTCTGTCGTGGGCGATAACCTGGAATATCCGATACTGCTTTTTGCCGGCATGGCGGGGTCGGCTTTTGTCCCAGCGGCGGTTGCAATAACGCAGGATGTTGTTCATCCGGGTGTGCGCGCGATATCGTATTCCCTGTGCGTGATTGTTCAGCACCTGCTGGGAAGCGCCCTTGGCCCAATTTTCATAGGCTTCATGTCCGATAAATTCGGTCTTGTGACTGCCCTTAAATTCCTGCCGATATTTTCACTGTTTGCAGGGGTGATGTTCCTGATGGGCTCTTTCTGGTATGTGAGAGACTATGCAAAGACGGAAAAAATTGCAGTTGAAGTTCAGGAATAAATAAACCTTAAGGCAACCCGTACATCGTGCGGGTTGCCTGTCATGACTGTTATTCTTCTTCTATGGATTCGTCATAGAACGATACGTAATCGGTGCGGTTTTTATCAAGAAAACTCATGGCAGAGCGCGGATGGATATTGAGCTGACCGGTAATCATGTACGGGATGTCGAAGCCCCAGGATATCTTCTGCCTGAGCGGTACGATGTGATCCTGTATGCATTTTATAAAAGGCCTTTGATGGAACTTGGGATTCTTAAGAAAACCGAGCAGAAGTTCAATCGGACAGTTGCCTGCTCCACGCCCCAGACCAGCAACTGTTGCATCCAGAAAGCTTGCACCAAGTATGAGCGCCTCGATTGTATTCGCATATGCAAGCTGCTGGTTGTTGTGGGTATGTATACCGACCTGTTTGCCTGATGCCCAGGCATATTTGAGATATTTGCGCGTAAGGGCCTGGATGTCTTCCGAATACAAAGCACCGAAACTGTCGACAAGGTAAATGACCTTGACCTCGCTCTGGGCGATTATTTCAAGGGCCTCGTCAAGCTCATGTTCTCTGACAACGGAGATTGCCATGAGGTTCAGCGTTGTCTCATAGCCCTTGTCGTGAATGGCCTTTATCATATCCAGGGCGGTGGGAACCTGGTGAATATAGGTTGCCACGCGGTACATGTCTATTACACTCTGGGATTTCTGCGGGATATCTTCATGATAATCCGTGCGCTCAGCGTCCGCCATGACGGAAAGCTTCAAGTCCGTATCATTGTCACCCACGATACGCCTGACATCATCTTCACTGCAGAATTTCCATGTGCCGAATTCAGACGGGGAATATATCTTTCTCGAACCCTTGTAGCCTATTTCCATATAGTCGATGCCTGCGGCGACACAGGTGTCATATATCGCCTTGACGAATACGTCATCAAAATTGCAGTTGTTGATGAGGCCGCCGTCACGGATCGTACAGTCGAGCACTTTTATGTCCGGCCTGAAGGTCAGCCAGGTGCCTTTTTTTTCAGTTAAGTTGCCTTCTGAATTTCTCTTTTCCATACAAACTCCCTCAATATATTCTTTCGTAACCTGCCGTCACATGCAGAGGTGCAAGTTCAAATAATTGCCATTTCAACAGATTTTAATCAAGAGCAAAAAACTGTCTGACTATCATCCTACCGTGATTCGCACCTTTAAAATGCGGTTTTTCCTCATGCGTTCTATGCCCAGCCTCAGGTTCTGCCATTCGATATATTCCCCTTCCTTGGGGATTCTGTCGAGCTGTGAATAAATAAGGCCCGCAACCGTATCCACATCTTCGGGAAAATCGCGGTCGATTATACGCTCCAAGTCCCTCAGTGGAGTGCTTCCGTTCACGATGTACGTATACTGGCCAACGGGTATGATGCCCTCAACCGGCTGGTCGTGTTCGTCCGAAATATCGCCTGTTATCTCTTCGATTATGTCTTCGAGTGTAACGATGCCCTTGACCGTGCCGAACTCATCGACAACAAAGGCCAGATGGCTGCGGGTCTTCTGAAAGTCTATCAGCTGCCTGTAGGTTGACTTTGTTTCAGGGACAAAATGGGCCTCTCTCAGACAGTCCCGCAACGAGAAGGCATCCTTATTACTAAAAAATCTCCATGCATCCCTGGTATGGAAATAGCCTATAATGTTGTCCGTTGTGCCGTCATAAACAGGGTAGCGGGCATATTCCTCTGCAGTAACGATCCTGATGATATCATCTAGCGATGTATTGATCGGAAAAGAGACCACGTCACTCAAAGGGATCAGTGCCTTGCGTACGGGAACGGTATCAAGATCGATGACGTTCATCAGCATTTTTGCCTTCGGTTCGGTTATCGCCCCGTCCTTGTGTCCGACATAAATGGCCGAGCCGATGTCTTCTTCCGTAATATTCTGTCCGTGTGAATCGGGATTTACACCAAAGAGTTTTGCGATTCCCATCGATACAAAATTAATCATGTATACCAGGGGTTTTAAGATAATGATCAGCCATTTCATTGGAGTCGCTATGATCAGCCCCAGGTCATCCGCCCTGTAGGCGGCAATGATTTTAGGCGTAATCTCACTGAACACCAGGATCATGAAGGTCATTATTGCAGTCGCATATAAAATGCCCTCGCTGCCGAACATTACTACAAGTACAGCAGTTGCAAGGGCGGAATTCAGGATGTTTACAAAGTTGTTGAGCAGGAGCAGGGTGCTCAAGAGTCTGTCCGGTTCCTTTATAATTTCATTGAGTCTTCTGGCGGAATGATTTCCCTCTTCCGCCATGCGACGTATTCTTACCCTGTTGACACGCATAAGGGCAGTTTCGGCAGCCGACGTCAGGGCACCTATTATCAGAAGAATCACAAGCGGGATAAGATAAAACAAATTTCCCATCAGTCTCCTCTATCAGAAGAGTGTTAACTGTTCTTTTCGGCGTCTGAGTGTTTCATCATTAATTTCCGGGCGTTCATATTCAATCATCTGCTTCTGCATTCCGGCAGGCGCATCCTTCAGGGCGCTTATGACACCGAACACACCGTCATAGCCGGGTTTCCTGATTACCCTTCCTGAGCGCATATTGGAAACCGCAAGTCCCAGTTTTTCGTCAGAGGCCTTGACGATATCCTCAATAGGGACATCAAGAAGGATGTTCAGTTCAGGGCCGAGCTTCTTTATCAGGGATTCATAGATTCTCTCAACCTTTGCTGAAGCAGGGCCGACATCGAAGCATTCCCCGAGCAGTTCTTTCAGTGGTATTGCATAATCAAACGGCCTTGCCTTCGGCGCTGTGCCATTAACCCTGTCAGACAATTCATGGACGCGGTATAGAACACCTATGGTAAGAGGCTTGCCGCAGACCGGGCAACGGCCATTAAGCTTTTCAGTCTCGTCAGGTTCAAGAGTAACCCCGCAGTCTCGATGGCCGTCCAGATGGTACTTGCCTTCTTCCGGGAAAAATTCGATTGTACCGGCAAGGCCTGAGCCTGTTTTCATGGCATTAAGCATTTCATAATAGCCAGGTTCGCATTCGAAGATAGTCGCCTCCCGGCCCAGCTTGTCTGCGGAATGTGCATCCGAATTCGAGACGAGAAAATAGGCATCAAGACTTTTCACCATGCGGTTCATGGGCGGGTCGGATGAAAGCCCTGTCTCGCAGGCGAAAATATGTTCAGCAAGGTCCAGGTAGCATTCTGAGATGGAATCAAATCCTGATTTTGAGCCAAGCGCCGAAAACCAGGGGGTCCATATGTGTGCAGGGATAATAAAGGCATCGGCGCTTGCATTTAGAACAAGGTCGAGGAGGTTTCTGGAACTCATGCCTATTATAGGCCTGCCATCGGAATTTATATTACCGATTTTTGAAAGTGCTTCGCTGATCCTTCTTGCCACACCCATATCCGGCGCGCCTATCAGGTGATGCACCTTCCTGACCCTGCCATCCTGCTTGTAAATGGTGCTGATTTCGGCGGTGAGCATGAAGGATATCTCTTTGCGGCCGGGTAGAAAGTAAAGCCCGCTGCCGTTTTCCCTGAGCCCGGTCTCGATCTCATCGAGCCATACGGGATGGGTGAAGTCTCCGGTCCCTATGACCTTTATGCCTTTAAGTTCGGCGCCTTGAGCCAGTACCTCAAGGTTGAGCGTCCTGCTGGTCGCGCGAGAAAACCTGGAATGTATGTGAAGGTCTGCAAACAGTCTCATCTAATCACCTTGTTTCTCAAACGGGCTTTATGGTATTTCAAGTTTCATGAAAGCGAAAATACTGATTCTTTTTATCATATCGACCCTTGTTTTCTTAGCATGCTCAAAGGCCAATAACAATAGCCCGGGTCAGAATGAGGCTTCGGGAGGAACGCCCGCATACGGCGATGTCTTTGTGGACTCTTCGATAGGGGATGCCTCCAACCTCATTACGATGCTTGCCACGGACGGCGCCTCCCATGAGGTAGCGGCAAATATCTATAACGGCCTCGTGAAATACGATAAGGACTTTAATATAGTCCCTGATCTGGCAGAAAGCTGGGAGATAAAAAACGACGGCAAGACAATAATCTTTCATCTGAGAAAGAACGTGCTCTGGCATGACGGCAAACCTTTCACCGCAAAGGATGTCATGTTCTCATACAAGATCATAATCGACCCAAAAACACCAACGGCATATGCGGAAAAATATAAAGAGGTGAAGTCTGCCAGGATCATCGACGACTACACGTTTGAGGTCAATTATGACAAGCCGTTTGCCCCCGGTCTCATAAGCTGGGGCCTGGAAATGCTGCCAGAACACCTCTTGAAGGGAAGGGATATAACGACGACCCCGCTTTCGAGGGCTCCTGTCGGAACCGGCCCATACAAGTTCAAAAGCTGGAAGACGGGCGACAGGATAGTTCTTGAGGCATTTGACAAGTACTTCG
Proteins encoded in this region:
- a CDS encoding phosphatidate cytidylyltransferase; the encoded protein is MIKRLLSALVLVIVLALPVVFGPAWVLLLFAMIVIPWCVYELMHATLSKSASVLGYILMAGTVGCLWYSYQADFFLLYVIMAGITLSIIIAGLYLFEKKMATGRDVALALSGIIYPIGLFTFWVLLRNAPDGRFWMIFGLLCTFIADGGAYFAGKYLGKHKLSPRLSPKKTVEGLIGGIAASVIFGLLLGLGYDKITDSVSIMEPFIRTYPAGLFILLGFVIALLDLAGDLTASMFKREFGIKDFGNIIPGHGGMLDRMDGVIPVGAALYIILSFIN
- the dxr gene encoding 1-deoxy-D-xylulose-5-phosphate reductoisomerase is translated as MEKVIILGSTGSIGNSALDVIRSNPDRYKVIGLCARKSSIQLAEQARFFGVEDIAITDETTDAGEKHIIKGRDAAINLIRKLSPDIVVNGISGAAGFLPTLEALKKGVKLALANKESLVVGGKFVKATAKKYGAKIIPVDSEHSAIFQCLQGERKEDVEKIILTASGGPFKDRPRETFASVTPEEALKHPTWNMGPRITIDSATMVNKALEIIEASWLFDMPGEKIDVWIHPASIVHSIVQFRDSSFKAQVGIPDMRVPIAYALSWPERLLLDLPRFDFHDMMSLEFSKPEEGKFRALRLAHDALKKPDTLPCVMNAADEVAVDEFLKRNLSFDRIPIIIERTMDKLSGEKADTIEELIELDRKSRITAKEMI
- the rseP gene encoding RIP metalloprotease RseP, with protein sequence MITTIVAFIILLGILIFFHELGHFLVAKASGVMVLKFSLGFGPSIIKKKIGETEYMISALPLGGYVKMLGEGKQNGEEMIMPVDPSRSFEAKPLRIKAAIVAAGPAFNLVLAFFIYVLVSWIGIPTLSPVIGEVQEKTPAYDAGLMKGDKIVLINSSPVKEWEDIPSIMSNNQTGKLNIVIERNGTQFKVEVRPKIVSAKNLFGENINRPLIGISPSGETFITRYGPISGLGYGINQCWWVVKMTGIAFSKIIEGTVPIKESLGGPIMIAQVSGKSFKAGLLPFLGLIAFISINLAIINILPIPVLDGGYILIFLIEGIIRRPLKDKPKEIAQQIGLFILILLMLFAFYNDIARIIAGK
- the tsaB gene encoding tRNA (adenosine(37)-N6)-threonylcarbamoyltransferase complex dimerization subunit type 1 TsaB, with protein sequence MYILAIDTSTDICSVAVLRDEELLEETSRKVKAGHSGTVLNLIDEVLKNSGLNKKDINLIATGLGPGSFTGIRIGIATAKGLAAALNCEVRGVVTLDAVAANVPKTDRHIMPVLDARKGEIFCALYDKDRHRLSPQVNIEPSQVKDMISGPTLFTGNAIALYDEVFSNSLGSLYQAADKDLWYPRAAVIGKLALNPSFAVKDISPVYIRASDATLLLKRISPES
- a CDS encoding SDR family oxidoreductase codes for the protein MYKDLSGKTALVTGSGKKTGIGYAIAEKLASNGANIIIADMGALAGAQGEVSTGTGNEMAAIVSELKERFNVDAMSVDVDVTNNGTIAAMAEAVKVRFGRVDVLVNNAGASFGVPNSFLYYDEAAWMKTIDVNLHGPFRVSRAIIPMMPPGSSIINMSSRAGKVPPLFNGAYAVAKSGLIMQTKVMAKELAPNIRVNAIAPGQIGTELEHWRFGLEAKFFNTTIEDRRQEMIKTIPMARIGDPADVANLAAFLASSESSYITGQAINMTGGQLMEL
- a CDS encoding thiamine pyrophosphate-binding protein produces the protein METVIGGKLAADALIDLGIEYIFTISGGHITPIYQYLEGSNVKLFDTRHEQAACFMAEAVGRLTKKPGIAMVTAGPGFTNTLSAIANAKLANSPMVLISGCVGIESCEKLDLQDMRQFPVIEPIVKKAFLCQRAERIPEFIDMAYRTAITGRPGPVYLELPVDVLNTPVSMDRVKKTKTIPMSRPVDLEKTPKLIEMILASERPLIIAGSGAWYSGAEDELKAFAEMTGIPVMTVNAGRGVLPDTHELCFEGSLAIRPGAAFMANASADLVILLGSRISLYYLFGDVFPATAKMVHVDIEAEEIGRNRSIDLGIVSDVKAFLGECTKVIGAKAFGPGMQKKFRPWVETLKEADIAGKANMKENWESSGVPIHPIRLMKELNDIMDREDDIIITDGGDTQVWMGMTRTVRKAGHYMDSGLYGCLGVGIPYANASKLLNPDKRVLLVTGDGSVGFNFMEFETAIRKCLPTVVVINNDLGWGMIRHSQQLRMGHAIACGTEIGPIQYQKMVEAIGGLGILVEKIEDVRPAVEKAFASGKTCCINVMTDPAPISPGSVALANMGAYKA
- a CDS encoding MFS transporter is translated as MKDEQGYLVSKRYAWYVFFLLFLLYMFNYMDRQVIVSLFPFLKAEWSLSDTQCGFFVAAVYWAIIIFTFPIALLVDRWSRKKSIGIMALLWSAATAACAFTGSFYQLFATRTAVGIGEAGYAPGGTAMISAAFPENKRAFAMGLWNASIPLGSVLGIIGGGMIADHFGWRHAFGWLAIPGAIVALLFFQIRDYKTVDLTKTTEPGKKVSMGFKEISRDFIYKPSLIFAYLGFAGSVFVTTSLISWLPTYYHRLEGLPMAQAGTKGSLVLLLAVIGTPLGGFLADRWLRRRENARPLFCAASSAVTAVTLFIAFSVVGDNLEYPILLFAGMAGSAFVPAAVAITQDVVHPGVRAISYSLCVIVQHLLGSALGPIFIGFMSDKFGLVTALKFLPIFSLFAGVMFLMGSFWYVRDYAKTEKIAVEVQE
- a CDS encoding aldolase catalytic domain-containing protein: MEKRNSEGNLTEKKGTWLTFRPDIKVLDCTIRDGGLINNCNFDDVFVKAIYDTCVAAGIDYMEIGYKGSRKIYSPSEFGTWKFCSEDDVRRIVGDNDTDLKLSVMADAERTDYHEDIPQKSQSVIDMYRVATYIHQVPTALDMIKAIHDKGYETTLNLMAISVVREHELDEALEIIAQSEVKVIYLVDSFGALYSEDIQALTRKYLKYAWASGKQVGIHTHNNQQLAYANTIEALILGASFLDATVAGLGRGAGNCPIELLLGFLKNPKFHQRPFIKCIQDHIVPLRQKISWGFDIPYMITGQLNIHPRSAMSFLDKNRTDYVSFYDESIEEE
- a CDS encoding CNNM domain-containing protein, coding for MGNLFYLIPLVILLIIGALTSAAETALMRVNRVRIRRMAEEGNHSARRLNEIIKEPDRLLSTLLLLNNFVNILNSALATAVLVVMFGSEGILYATAIMTFMILVFSEITPKIIAAYRADDLGLIIATPMKWLIIILKPLVYMINFVSMGIAKLFGVNPDSHGQNITEEDIGSAIYVGHKDGAITEPKAKMLMNVIDLDTVPVRKALIPLSDVVSFPINTSLDDIIRIVTAEEYARYPVYDGTTDNIIGYFHTRDAWRFFSNKDAFSLRDCLREAHFVPETKSTYRQLIDFQKTRSHLAFVVDEFGTVKGIVTLEDIIEEITGDISDEHDQPVEGIIPVGQYTYIVNGSTPLRDLERIIDRDFPEDVDTVAGLIYSQLDRIPKEGEYIEWQNLRLGIERMRKNRILKVRITVG